The proteins below come from a single Vanessa tameamea isolate UH-Manoa-2023 chromosome 15, ilVanTame1 primary haplotype, whole genome shotgun sequence genomic window:
- the LOC113402118 gene encoding large ribosomal subunit protein mL49, with the protein MATVWRSQCAFARFFVGKTGRILNNAADLGIKLTPESISVSTTRSYSNYSHSPLVKKIKEQYDFEIEKNPPEWAYVERLLPLEIIPPVQPKETYPSGWIPPKEEAKDLPYFMPRTKNHELPIYLVITHKGQRKVSMLRKIEGDIWLMNDLIKEHLQKNFNRYIETRVHELGRFIEVKGDFVNSLREWAYSKGF; encoded by the exons ATGGCGACCGTGTGGCGTTCACAGTGCGCGTTTGCACGTTTTTTTGTCGGAAAAACCGGGCGGATCCTGAACAACGCTGCAGATTTGGGTATAAAACTTACACCAGAGTCAATATCg GTATCTACAACGAGGAGCTATTCTAACTATTCACATTCACCACTTgtcaaaaaaatcaaagaacagtatgattttgaaatagaaaaaaatcctCCTGAATGGGCATATGTAGAACGTCTTTTGCCCTTAGAAATAATTCCTCCAGTACAACCTAAAGAAACCTATCCATCTGGATGGATTCCACCAAAGGAAGAAGCAAAGGATCTACCATATTTTATGCCAAGAACCAAAAATCATGAGTTGCCAATATATCTCGTTATCACCCATAAAGGACAACGAAAAGTATCGATGTTGAGAAAAATAGAAGGTGATATTTGGTTAATGAACGACTTAATAAAAGAACACTTACAAAAAAATTTTAACCGTTACATAGAAACGAGAGTGCATGAATTAGGTAGATTTATTGAAGTAAAGGGAGATTTTGTAAACTCATTACGAGAATGGGCCTACTCTAAaggtttctaa